Proteins from a genomic interval of Microthrixaceae bacterium:
- a CDS encoding lysoplasmalogenase, with protein sequence MNTLSGIFLAVTVVVAMIDWWAVAAERQRVEWAAKPLTMVALGAALLALDLPSSTLRWWFFVGIAFSLVGDVFLMLPSQRWFPAGLGGFLVAQVCYGVGFLSTRTSTAWLLAGVVVMFTVMLAIGPTIVSYASREQQVLGVAVAMYMMAISFMAVAAFSTGSIVAVVGALLFVASDATIGFTAFVQPVRHQRMIIMTTYHVAQVLIVLSLPGLHS encoded by the coding sequence GTGAACACACTCTCCGGCATCTTCCTCGCCGTCACGGTCGTGGTCGCCATGATCGATTGGTGGGCCGTCGCGGCCGAGCGCCAACGCGTCGAATGGGCCGCCAAGCCGCTGACGATGGTCGCGTTGGGGGCAGCGCTGTTGGCGCTGGACCTCCCCTCGTCGACCTTGAGGTGGTGGTTCTTCGTCGGTATCGCCTTCTCACTCGTCGGCGACGTGTTCCTGATGCTCCCGTCGCAGCGGTGGTTTCCGGCCGGACTCGGAGGCTTCCTCGTCGCCCAGGTCTGCTACGGCGTCGGGTTCCTGTCGACCCGAACCTCGACGGCGTGGCTGCTGGCCGGGGTCGTAGTGATGTTCACCGTGATGTTGGCGATCGGACCCACGATCGTGTCGTACGCCTCGCGCGAGCAGCAGGTGCTCGGCGTCGCGGTCGCGATGTACATGATGGCCATCTCGTTCATGGCCGTGGCCGCGTTCTCAACCGGTTCGATTGTCGCGGTCGTCGGGGCGTTGTTGTTCGTGGCGTCGGACGCGACGATCGGATTCACCGCGTTTGTCCAGCCGGTTCGACATCAGCGGATGATCATCATGACGACCTATCACGTCGCCCAGGTGCTCATCGTGTTGTCGTTGCCAGGGCTTCACTCCTGA
- a CDS encoding ferredoxin — protein MKIVVDYDVCESNAVCMGVVPEIFEVRDDDFLYVLDENPGEEWREKVEEAARRCPKQAITVVD, from the coding sequence ATGAAGATTGTTGTCGACTACGACGTCTGCGAATCGAATGCCGTGTGCATGGGGGTCGTCCCGGAGATCTTCGAGGTCCGAGACGACGACTTCCTCTACGTGCTCGATGAGAACCCCGGCGAGGAATGGCGCGAGAAGGTCGAGGAGGCCGCGCGCCGCTGCCCGAAACAGGCGATCACCGTCGTCGACTGA
- a CDS encoding M1 family metallopeptidase, which yields MISATGHRLPHDVVPSNYRLHIDSDLEASTFHGSVEITVDIVEPTAHIICNCAHLEILDTTLTVGPVDAGRSMPVSAQLDPDRELLKLIANETLPCGPATIRVEFRGALNSQLVGYYRSEFSVDGRSEVMAVTQFEAPYARWAFPCWDEPEFKASFEISLTCAEGLTAVSNANEVGRTHHDDGRVTFRFAPTMKMSTYLVAWVVGDLEISEPVTAGSTQVRVAHRPGVAALSSFALECAAHAVAWFEDYYAIAYPGEKLDLIAVPDFAFGAMENLGCVTFRETLLLLDPSHASRSETERAATVIEHEIAHMWFGDLVTMQWWDGIWLNEAFATFMEISCADDYRPDWSIWTSFSLMRSAAFDTDALANTRPIEFEVETPADAEAMFDVLTYEKGAAVLRMFEQWATPEAFRNGVRSYLGRHAYGNTETGDLWRSLSEASGVDVADMLDRWIHHGGHPLISVELLDTTLVLSQRRFAYAGGDPVPETIWTVPMRIAVSRAGTIEHHTMILNDQSATIEVGDAIDFVSINFGATGFYRSDYAPTLRSSLMANLAELTPIDRYGLLDDSWALFLAARVDFDDLTETLRGVAAVESNSSVWRLIASICGNLLLLAHPEDRHVVRTLVDDLTAPVIDVHSPFEAGPHGTSEVGDLQAIVARLAGTIADRADVVEAARRHFDRRQRTHDEFVGPDLDAAAIEIVACHAGPTEFDRLIELSQHGDTPQEELRALNALARFRDPILIERLCERCATVVRTQNAPYTLASAMANPEHGAQVWRFVERHWEELLSRFPSSSHDRLIGGVRAFADRTLVDEVTEFLAAHPIRKADLPLRQHLERARVNVAARERLSAQLRSRSKIGQE from the coding sequence ATGATCTCGGCCACCGGGCACCGTTTGCCACACGATGTGGTGCCGTCGAACTACCGGCTCCACATCGACAGCGACCTCGAGGCGTCGACCTTTCACGGATCCGTCGAGATCACTGTCGACATCGTCGAGCCCACGGCGCACATCATCTGCAACTGCGCCCACCTCGAGATCCTCGACACGACGCTGACGGTCGGACCCGTCGACGCTGGCCGCTCGATGCCGGTGTCGGCGCAACTCGATCCGGACCGCGAACTCCTGAAACTCATCGCCAACGAGACGCTGCCGTGCGGCCCGGCCACGATTCGCGTGGAGTTCCGCGGGGCACTCAACAGCCAACTGGTCGGTTACTACCGTTCTGAGTTCTCGGTCGACGGCCGAAGCGAAGTCATGGCCGTTACACAATTCGAGGCACCGTACGCGCGCTGGGCGTTTCCGTGTTGGGACGAACCCGAGTTCAAAGCGTCATTCGAGATCTCGCTGACCTGCGCCGAGGGGCTCACCGCGGTGTCCAACGCGAACGAGGTGGGTCGCACTCACCACGACGACGGCCGGGTGACCTTCCGGTTCGCGCCAACCATGAAAATGTCGACCTACCTGGTCGCGTGGGTCGTGGGCGACCTGGAGATCAGCGAACCCGTGACCGCCGGCTCGACGCAGGTGCGGGTGGCGCATCGTCCCGGAGTTGCCGCGTTGAGTTCCTTCGCTCTCGAATGCGCGGCGCATGCGGTTGCCTGGTTCGAGGACTACTACGCGATCGCCTACCCGGGCGAGAAGCTCGATCTGATCGCCGTTCCGGACTTCGCGTTCGGAGCGATGGAGAACCTCGGCTGCGTGACGTTTCGCGAGACGCTGCTGCTGCTCGACCCAAGCCACGCCAGCCGGTCCGAAACCGAACGGGCCGCCACGGTCATCGAACACGAGATCGCGCACATGTGGTTCGGCGACCTCGTCACGATGCAGTGGTGGGACGGTATTTGGCTGAACGAGGCGTTCGCCACCTTCATGGAGATCAGCTGTGCCGACGACTACCGCCCGGATTGGAGCATCTGGACTTCGTTTTCGTTGATGCGCAGCGCCGCCTTCGACACCGACGCGCTGGCGAACACCCGCCCGATCGAGTTCGAGGTCGAGACCCCGGCCGATGCCGAGGCCATGTTCGACGTACTCACCTACGAAAAGGGTGCAGCGGTGCTGCGCATGTTCGAACAGTGGGCGACACCCGAGGCGTTTCGAAACGGAGTCCGCTCGTATCTCGGGCGGCACGCCTACGGCAACACCGAGACCGGCGATCTCTGGCGATCGTTGTCCGAAGCGTCCGGCGTCGACGTCGCCGACATGCTGGACCGGTGGATTCACCACGGTGGACACCCGTTGATCAGCGTCGAACTTCTCGACACGACGCTGGTGTTGTCTCAACGTCGATTCGCCTACGCCGGCGGCGACCCGGTGCCGGAGACCATCTGGACGGTTCCGATGCGAATTGCGGTGAGTCGCGCCGGCACCATCGAACACCACACGATGATCCTGAACGACCAGTCGGCCACCATCGAGGTCGGTGACGCGATCGACTTCGTGTCGATCAACTTCGGAGCCACCGGCTTCTACCGCAGCGACTACGCGCCGACCTTGCGCAGCTCGCTGATGGCAAACCTCGCCGAACTCACACCCATCGATCGTTACGGCCTCCTGGACGACTCCTGGGCGCTGTTTCTCGCCGCTCGAGTCGACTTCGATGACCTCACCGAGACCCTGCGTGGCGTCGCTGCGGTGGAGTCGAACTCCAGCGTCTGGCGCCTCATCGCCTCCATCTGCGGCAACTTGTTGTTGCTTGCGCATCCGGAAGACCGCCATGTCGTGCGCACTCTGGTCGACGATCTGACCGCTCCGGTCATCGATGTGCACAGCCCCTTCGAGGCCGGGCCACACGGCACCTCCGAGGTCGGTGACCTCCAGGCGATCGTCGCACGGTTGGCCGGCACGATCGCCGACCGTGCCGATGTCGTGGAGGCAGCTCGGCGCCATTTCGACCGACGCCAGCGCACGCACGACGAGTTCGTCGGGCCGGACCTTGATGCAGCAGCAATCGAGATCGTCGCGTGCCACGCAGGTCCCACCGAGTTCGACCGGTTGATCGAACTCTCACAACACGGCGACACCCCCCAAGAGGAACTCCGGGCGTTGAATGCGCTGGCACGGTTCCGCGACCCGATCCTCATCGAACGACTCTGCGAGCGCTGCGCGACCGTCGTTCGGACACAGAACGCCCCGTACACACTCGCGTCGGCGATGGCGAACCCCGAACACGGCGCTCAGGTGTGGCGTTTCGTCGAGCGCCACTGGGAAGAGCTGCTCTCCCGGTTCCCGTCCTCCTCCCACGACCGTCTGATCGGTGGTGTGCGGGCATTTGCCGATCGGACACTCGTCGATGAGGTCACCGAATTCCTCGCTGCCCACCCGATTCGCAAGGCCGACCTCCCACTTCGACAACACCTTGAGCGGGCACGCGTCAACGTCGCGGCTCGCGAACGTCTGAGCGCCCAGTTGCGCAGCCGGTCGAAGATCGGTCAGGAGTGA
- a CDS encoding FAD-dependent oxidoreductase — translation MYLERIVVVGASLAGLTAAATLRNKGWDGELIVVDSNPQMPADRPPLSKQVLRGDMSGAQAQEALSSRIEGCEVDVRLGLRVAGAGFAPDDLRLKFHNDHELTCDGVVIATGSVARWPAGFLVETPESTPNEPKLVPSLSGVHVVRNLSDAEALRDDLAAGPDRLIVVGAGFIGAEVAATARGLGVEVTMIEAAALPLNRVLGGTVGEFIAELHRDEGVDLRLGVGLDEVLGADGRAVGVRLSDGTIVDGSVVVLGLGAAPQLDWLAGSGVSTDNGVVCDETLWCGPGVVAAGDCANWPNPLFGGARTRVEQWENAIEQGEAAALRLLAADEANDWGTPAAFSSVPWFWSDQYDVKLQMAGRPDASDELVVIDGDVSERRFAVAYRRGDLCTGVVAVNRPRIAVMARMRMRESLEWSHVVPS, via the coding sequence TTGTATCTCGAACGGATCGTTGTCGTCGGGGCGTCGCTGGCTGGGCTCACCGCTGCGGCGACGCTGCGCAACAAGGGGTGGGACGGTGAGTTGATCGTCGTCGATTCCAACCCGCAGATGCCTGCCGATCGGCCGCCGCTGTCCAAGCAGGTGCTCCGAGGCGACATGAGCGGGGCACAAGCCCAAGAGGCCTTGTCGTCACGGATCGAAGGTTGCGAGGTCGACGTGCGCCTCGGTCTTCGCGTCGCCGGTGCGGGCTTTGCCCCCGATGACCTGCGGCTGAAGTTTCACAACGACCACGAGCTGACCTGCGACGGGGTGGTCATCGCGACCGGCTCGGTGGCGCGGTGGCCGGCAGGGTTCCTCGTCGAGACCCCCGAGTCCACGCCGAACGAGCCGAAGCTGGTGCCCTCGCTCAGCGGCGTCCACGTCGTTCGCAACCTTTCGGATGCCGAGGCGTTGCGGGACGATCTCGCCGCTGGCCCCGATCGGCTCATCGTCGTCGGCGCGGGGTTCATCGGCGCTGAGGTGGCGGCGACCGCTCGAGGGCTCGGGGTTGAGGTGACCATGATCGAGGCGGCGGCGCTGCCGCTGAATCGGGTGCTCGGGGGAACCGTGGGCGAGTTCATCGCGGAGCTTCATCGAGACGAAGGGGTGGATCTGCGGCTCGGAGTAGGTCTCGACGAGGTGCTCGGCGCCGATGGCCGAGCGGTCGGCGTGCGGCTGAGCGACGGCACCATCGTCGACGGCTCCGTAGTCGTGTTGGGCCTCGGCGCCGCGCCGCAACTCGACTGGCTCGCCGGATCCGGTGTGTCGACCGACAACGGAGTGGTCTGCGACGAGACCCTGTGGTGCGGACCCGGCGTTGTTGCGGCCGGGGATTGTGCCAACTGGCCTAACCCACTTTTCGGCGGTGCTCGAACGCGTGTCGAGCAGTGGGAGAACGCCATTGAACAGGGCGAAGCGGCCGCGCTGCGGCTCCTCGCCGCGGACGAGGCGAACGACTGGGGGACGCCCGCTGCGTTCTCGTCGGTGCCCTGGTTCTGGTCGGACCAGTACGACGTGAAGCTTCAGATGGCCGGCCGACCGGACGCCAGCGACGAACTCGTGGTGATCGACGGCGATGTCTCCGAGCGCCGCTTTGCGGTCGCGTATCGACGTGGTGATCTGTGCACCGGCGTCGTCGCGGTGAACCGTCCACGAATCGCGGTCATGGCGCGGATGCGTATGCGCGAGTCGCTCGAGTGGTCACACGTCGTGCCCAGCTGA
- a CDS encoding beta-lactamase family protein translates to MGLNENRVAQLLERARREVEAGLLPSVQIAIGLDGEVVVSESFGAATPQTRYNIFSATKALIATVMWQLMSEGAVAPEDPVARHFPEFAGQGKGDITIEQVMIHQGGFPRAPIGPPRWADRSWRIDKMASWRLNWEPGTQFEYHPTSAHWVLGEIIERVDRRDYRESVRERVLVPLGLRSLALGVAPDEQGDVADMAPIGEAPTPDELEAAFGVRTYDLGEVTPEALTFFNDPAVRAIGVPGGGGMSNAADLASFYQALLHNRRPDGETFMDAAWLADGTGRIRGTLPDPILGHPSNRSLGLVIAGDDGLSSLRGMGKTVSPRTFGHNGAAGQIVWADPETGLSLCYLTNGIDRNFLREARRTVAIASLAGQLTEPD, encoded by the coding sequence ATGGGCTTGAACGAGAACCGGGTTGCGCAACTGCTGGAACGGGCCAGACGTGAGGTCGAGGCCGGGCTGTTGCCCTCGGTGCAGATTGCGATCGGGTTGGACGGCGAGGTCGTGGTCTCGGAGTCATTCGGCGCCGCGACGCCACAGACCCGCTACAACATCTTCTCGGCCACCAAGGCCCTCATCGCGACGGTGATGTGGCAACTCATGTCCGAGGGCGCCGTCGCGCCCGAGGATCCGGTCGCGCGCCATTTCCCGGAGTTCGCCGGGCAGGGCAAGGGTGACATCACCATCGAACAGGTGATGATCCACCAGGGCGGCTTCCCGAGAGCACCGATCGGGCCACCACGCTGGGCGGACCGATCGTGGCGCATCGACAAGATGGCCTCGTGGCGCCTGAACTGGGAGCCGGGCACACAGTTCGAGTACCACCCGACTTCGGCGCACTGGGTGCTCGGCGAGATCATCGAACGCGTCGACCGACGCGACTACCGCGAGTCGGTACGTGAGCGGGTACTTGTTCCGCTCGGCTTGCGGTCCTTGGCCCTCGGAGTCGCCCCCGACGAGCAGGGCGATGTTGCCGACATGGCCCCGATCGGCGAAGCGCCGACGCCAGACGAACTCGAGGCGGCGTTCGGAGTCCGCACCTACGATCTCGGCGAGGTCACCCCCGAGGCGCTCACGTTCTTCAACGATCCAGCGGTGCGGGCGATCGGGGTGCCCGGCGGCGGCGGGATGTCGAACGCGGCGGACCTCGCGTCCTTCTATCAGGCGCTCTTACACAATCGCCGGCCCGATGGTGAGACATTCATGGACGCGGCGTGGCTTGCCGACGGTACGGGCCGCATTCGCGGCACCCTGCCCGACCCGATCCTCGGCCACCCTTCGAATCGATCGCTCGGTCTCGTCATCGCCGGAGACGACGGGTTGAGTTCGCTTCGGGGCATGGGCAAGACCGTGTCGCCGCGCACCTTCGGGCACAACGGCGCGGCCGGTCAGATCGTCTGGGCCGACCCGGAGACCGGGTTGTCGTTGTGCTATCTCACCAACGGCATCGATCGGAACTTTCTACGAGAAGCACGCCGTACCGTCGCTATCGCGTCGCTCGCCGGCCAGCTCACCGAACCCGACTGA
- a CDS encoding acyl-CoA dehydrogenase, whose product MSEYRAPIKDALFTLRHIGQIDDLAATERFSHVDTETVQSVLEEHGRFMQEVFAPLNRLGDTEGVSLNDGVVSHPAGFKEAYDKFVAAGWQGLNAEVEYGGAGFPEAVFAITGEFMIAANGAFSMAPGLTTGAIECLQHWGTEEQKETYLQRMVTGEWAGTMNLTEPQAGSDVGLATTKAEPQGDGTFKISGTKIFISFGEHELTENIIHLVLARLPGAPAGTKGISLFLVPKFLVNEDGSLGERNDVTCVSLEHKLGIHASPTCVLSFGDNGGAIGYLVGQENQGMRAMFTFMNSARIAVGIQGIGLGDAAYQKALQYSTERKQGKEIGGASAEPANIIVHPDVRRMLLTMRSQVEAMRALAVYNGLAIDLSRSLSDEAERTEWSEIAELLTPVTKAWCTDVGMDVTSTAIQIYGGMGFIEESGVAQHFRDMRIAPIYEGTNGIQAMDLVGRKLPMRMGGVVNDHFARIDATIADLEADASLAALATPLRDALGVLRETTNWIFENGLGDPKQALAGATPYLTMFGIVTGGWLSARLALGASADLAAGADDEAYLRARMTSARFFIEQLVPRAAGLKASVTAGASVLYEVDAAMLATR is encoded by the coding sequence ATGTCAGAGTACCGGGCACCCATCAAGGACGCGCTGTTCACCCTCCGCCACATCGGCCAGATCGATGACCTCGCGGCGACCGAGCGCTTCTCCCACGTCGATACCGAAACCGTGCAGTCCGTGCTGGAGGAGCACGGCCGATTCATGCAGGAGGTCTTCGCTCCGTTGAATCGTCTCGGCGACACCGAGGGCGTCTCCCTCAACGACGGTGTCGTCTCCCACCCCGCCGGCTTCAAGGAGGCCTACGACAAGTTCGTCGCAGCGGGGTGGCAGGGGCTCAACGCCGAGGTGGAATACGGCGGTGCGGGATTCCCCGAGGCGGTTTTCGCCATCACCGGAGAGTTCATGATCGCCGCCAACGGCGCATTTTCGATGGCGCCGGGGCTCACCACGGGTGCCATCGAATGCCTCCAGCATTGGGGCACAGAGGAGCAGAAAGAGACCTACCTGCAAAGGATGGTCACCGGCGAATGGGCCGGCACCATGAACCTCACCGAGCCCCAGGCCGGCTCCGACGTGGGTCTCGCCACCACCAAGGCCGAACCCCAGGGAGACGGAACCTTCAAGATCTCCGGCACCAAGATCTTCATCTCCTTCGGCGAACACGAACTCACCGAGAACATCATCCATCTCGTGCTGGCACGTCTTCCCGGAGCACCGGCGGGGACGAAGGGCATCTCGTTGTTCCTGGTCCCCAAGTTCCTCGTGAACGAGGACGGCTCCCTCGGCGAACGCAACGATGTCACCTGTGTGTCGCTCGAGCACAAGCTCGGCATTCACGCGTCACCCACCTGCGTGCTGAGCTTCGGCGATAACGGCGGTGCCATCGGTTACCTCGTCGGCCAGGAGAACCAGGGGATGCGCGCCATGTTCACCTTCATGAACAGCGCTCGTATCGCCGTCGGAATCCAGGGAATCGGGCTCGGCGACGCCGCGTACCAAAAGGCGCTGCAATACTCGACCGAACGCAAGCAGGGTAAGGAGATCGGCGGCGCGTCGGCCGAACCAGCGAACATCATCGTGCACCCCGACGTTCGGCGGATGCTGTTGACGATGCGTAGCCAGGTCGAAGCCATGCGTGCCCTCGCGGTGTACAACGGCCTCGCCATCGACCTTTCCCGTTCGTTGTCCGACGAGGCCGAGCGCACCGAGTGGTCCGAAATCGCCGAATTGCTGACCCCGGTCACCAAGGCGTGGTGCACCGACGTCGGCATGGACGTCACCTCCACCGCCATCCAGATCTACGGCGGCATGGGCTTCATCGAGGAATCCGGAGTCGCACAGCATTTCCGCGACATGAGAATCGCCCCGATCTACGAGGGGACCAACGGAATTCAGGCGATGGATCTCGTCGGGCGCAAGCTGCCGATGCGCATGGGCGGCGTCGTCAACGACCATTTCGCCCGGATCGACGCAACGATCGCCGATCTCGAGGCAGATGCCTCGCTCGCCGCGCTCGCCACGCCGTTGCGCGACGCCCTCGGCGTGCTGCGCGAGACCACCAACTGGATTTTCGAAAATGGTCTCGGCGATCCCAAACAAGCGCTCGCCGGCGCAACCCCGTACCTCACCATGTTCGGGATCGTCACGGGCGGATGGTTGTCGGCTCGACTCGCACTCGGAGCCTCGGCCGATCTTGCGGCCGGCGCGGACGACGAGGCCTACCTCCGTGCCCGCATGACGAGCGCGAGATTCTTCATCGAACAACTCGTCCCTCGCGCAGCCGGACTCAAGGCATCGGTGACCGCCGGCGCCTCGGTCCTCTACGAGGTGGACGCAGCGATGCTCGCGACGCGCTGA
- a CDS encoding crotonase/enoyl-CoA hydratase family protein gives MPTCFDVEIADGIATLRLNRPEAYNTMVPEFWFELPELVLELDRSGDVRALILSSTGKHFCAGMDLGVFTGGTGSLLGGDDVEEIGRKRAALFDTVLRLQDSFTALERARMPVLAAIQGGCIGGGVDMVCAADMRYATKDAFFCVQEINIGMTADVGTLQRLPKLVPDGIAREWAYTGDRISAERAKAAGLVNEVFDDHEQLLEGVREIAGRIAAKSPLAIWGTKEQVLYARDHSVVDSLRHMAGWQSGMFQPGDMMEEFAAKSEGRIASHAPLHRRP, from the coding sequence ATGCCTACGTGTTTCGACGTTGAGATCGCCGACGGGATCGCAACCCTGCGGCTCAACCGGCCCGAGGCCTACAACACGATGGTCCCGGAGTTCTGGTTTGAATTGCCGGAGCTGGTCCTGGAACTCGACCGTAGCGGCGATGTGCGAGCGTTGATTCTTTCGTCGACCGGCAAGCATTTCTGTGCAGGGATGGACCTCGGGGTTTTCACCGGTGGAACGGGCTCGTTGCTGGGCGGCGATGACGTGGAGGAGATCGGCCGCAAGCGTGCCGCGCTGTTCGACACGGTTCTTCGATTGCAAGACAGCTTCACCGCCCTCGAGCGGGCGAGGATGCCGGTGTTGGCGGCGATCCAGGGCGGCTGCATCGGCGGTGGGGTCGACATGGTCTGCGCCGCCGACATGCGCTATGCGACCAAGGATGCCTTCTTCTGCGTGCAGGAGATCAACATCGGCATGACCGCAGATGTCGGCACGCTGCAACGCCTTCCGAAGCTCGTGCCCGATGGCATCGCCCGCGAGTGGGCCTACACCGGCGATCGGATCTCCGCCGAGCGAGCGAAGGCGGCGGGGCTCGTCAACGAGGTCTTCGACGATCACGAGCAGTTACTCGAGGGGGTTCGAGAGATCGCCGGCCGGATCGCCGCCAAGTCGCCGCTGGCGATCTGGGGAACCAAGGAACAGGTCCTGTACGCCCGCGACCACAGTGTGGTCGACAGCCTCCGGCACATGGCCGGTTGGCAAAGCGGCATGTTCCAGCCGGGCGACATGATGGAGGAGTTCGCTGCGAAGTCCGAAGGCCGTATTGCGTCGCACGCACCCCTTCACCGCCGCCCGTAG
- a CDS encoding Rieske 2Fe-2S domain-containing protein, translated as MARSPFPVPYGWFCIGWSEDVAVGETKPLQYFGQHIVLWRDEEGASHVQDAFCPHLGAHLGHGGKVLGCEIACPFHGWRFDEDGNNTLIPYSSRTNAKGKVKTYPSVEVNGLIFAWYHPDHVEPMWEVPVVPEFNDPDNFTEPVHRIFQVAAPWQELAENGVDAAHFRYVHNTEEVPELVEYTTTGPIANMKSKQLFPTPRGVVEGYINSDSFGPGLSVVHFGGIIDTVLMGTNVPVDENHCEMRFTFTVRKLGDDAALNSSVGAAFVDEVTRQVREDKPIWENKAFVPRPALADTDGPFTKFRRWASQFYTTPVEAPLDFYPPDGSYPAEELGKSASQKYGSAPIA; from the coding sequence ATGGCGCGCTCACCCTTCCCGGTACCGTACGGCTGGTTCTGCATCGGATGGTCTGAAGACGTCGCAGTCGGCGAAACCAAGCCGCTGCAGTACTTCGGCCAACACATCGTGTTGTGGCGCGACGAAGAGGGTGCCTCACACGTCCAAGACGCCTTCTGCCCGCACCTGGGTGCACACCTTGGGCATGGCGGCAAGGTGCTCGGCTGTGAGATCGCATGCCCCTTCCACGGTTGGCGTTTCGACGAGGACGGCAACAACACCCTCATCCCCTACAGCTCGCGCACCAACGCCAAGGGCAAGGTCAAGACCTACCCCTCGGTTGAAGTCAACGGACTGATCTTCGCGTGGTACCACCCCGACCATGTCGAGCCGATGTGGGAGGTTCCCGTCGTTCCCGAATTCAACGACCCCGACAACTTCACCGAGCCGGTGCATCGGATCTTCCAGGTCGCAGCACCGTGGCAGGAACTCGCCGAAAACGGGGTCGACGCAGCGCACTTCCGATACGTCCACAACACCGAAGAGGTGCCCGAACTCGTCGAATACACGACCACCGGGCCGATCGCCAACATGAAGTCCAAGCAGCTCTTCCCCACCCCCCGAGGTGTCGTGGAGGGCTACATCAACTCCGACTCCTTCGGTCCCGGACTTTCGGTCGTGCATTTCGGCGGCATCATCGACACCGTCTTGATGGGCACCAACGTTCCGGTAGATGAGAACCACTGCGAGATGCGCTTCACCTTCACGGTTCGCAAGCTCGGCGACGACGCTGCGCTCAACTCCAGTGTCGGTGCGGCTTTCGTAGATGAGGTGACGCGGCAGGTCCGAGAGGACAAGCCGATCTGGGAAAACAAGGCGTTCGTGCCCCGTCCCGCCCTCGCCGACACCGACGGCCCCTTCACCAAATTTCGCCGGTGGGCTTCGCAGTTCTATACGACCCCGGTTGAAGCCCCACTCGACTTCTATCCGCCCGACGGCAGCTACCCGGCGGAAGAGTTGGGCAAGTCCGCCAGCCAGAAGTACGGCTCCGCACCCATCGCCTGA
- a CDS encoding amidohydrolase family protein, with translation MGFPTDIGIIDLMMGIPDPGNKESWYDFLKPNLRDAESATFKFPAQYMFKEVPEDPTVDDMVEYTIGQMDRFGIDKALIGVRVGGGVQWDAAVQHPDRFLASLSVDPNEGMKAIQKINTAAQATDLKAITLFPSGCNPGVAINDKRMYPVYAKACELDIPVLCCVGVPGPRVPMEPQKVEYIDEVCWFFPELKFVMRHGAEPWVDLAVKLMLKWPNLYYSTSAFRPKHYPKAIIDYANTRGADKIMYAGYFPMGLSLERIFGDLPDVAFNDDVWPKFLRHNAARLFGLND, from the coding sequence ATGGGCTTTCCGACAGACATCGGCATCATCGACCTCATGATGGGGATCCCCGATCCCGGCAACAAGGAGTCGTGGTACGACTTCTTGAAGCCGAATCTGCGCGACGCTGAGTCGGCGACGTTCAAGTTTCCAGCCCAGTACATGTTCAAAGAGGTGCCCGAAGACCCGACCGTGGATGACATGGTCGAGTACACGATCGGGCAGATGGACCGATTCGGCATCGACAAGGCCCTGATCGGCGTTCGGGTCGGCGGCGGGGTGCAGTGGGACGCTGCTGTGCAACACCCCGACCGGTTCCTGGCGAGCCTGTCGGTCGATCCGAACGAGGGCATGAAGGCGATCCAGAAGATCAATACGGCTGCGCAGGCGACCGACCTCAAGGCCATCACCCTGTTTCCGTCGGGCTGCAATCCGGGCGTGGCGATCAACGACAAGCGGATGTACCCCGTCTACGCGAAGGCATGCGAACTCGACATTCCGGTCCTGTGCTGCGTCGGGGTCCCCGGACCCCGCGTGCCGATGGAACCGCAGAAGGTCGAGTACATCGACGAGGTGTGCTGGTTCTTCCCCGAGCTGAAGTTCGTGATGCGTCACGGGGCCGAGCCGTGGGTCGACCTGGCCGTCAAGCTGATGCTGAAGTGGCCGAACCTGTACTACTCGACCTCAGCGTTTCGGCCGAAGCATTACCCGAAGGCCATCATCGACTACGCGAACACGCGGGGCGCCGACAAGATCATGTACGCAGGGTACTTCCCGATGGGACTGAGCCTCGAGCGCATTTTCGGCGACCTGCCCGATGTGGCGTTCAACGACGATGTCTGGCCCAAGTTCCTGCGCCACAACGCGGCGCGGCTGTTCGGGCTGAACGACTAG